GTCTTCTACGCGCGCCAGCTGCATCGCCTCGCCGCCTGACCCCGCCGTCGGCGCCGGAGATAGGCCAGCGCTACCCGCCACCACCCTAAACACCCGCAGTGATGAGCATTGCGCCGAGCGCACAAAACGCACTGCCCGCCACAAACTTCACAGGAGCACCATGACCACCACTGCCCCCAAACGACAGATGATCCTGGGCATGCATCTGGGAACCGGTTACGGCTCTCAGGCCAATGCCTGGCGCGCCCCCGGTGTGAACCCCGCCGCCTATGCCGACATTGAGGCCCAGGTCCGCTACGCCCGCGCTGCGGAACGCGGCACCCTCGACTTTCTCTTCCTGCCTGACAACCTCGCGATCACTCCCTCTATGGGGGGCGGGATCCCCCAGGCCACCATGGACCCGGTGGTTACTATCGCCGCCCTGGCCCGCGAGACCTCCCGGATCGGCTTCGTGGCCACCGGCACCACCACCTTTAACGAGCCCTACAACATCGCCCGCCAGTACAAGGCCCTTGATGTGATCACTCACGGCCGCTTCGGCTGGAACGCGGTGACCACCGCGGACCCGGCCGCCGCCGCGAACTTCGGCCAGACCATCGCCGAGCGCCCGGTCCGCTATGGCCGCGCGCACGAGGTGATCCAGACTGTCCAGGCCCTGTGGGGCAGCTGGGGCGAGGACGCCTGGACCCAGGACAAGGCCACCGGCCGCTTCGTCGACATGGACCGGGTACGCCCGGTCAACCTGCGCGGGGAGCACGTCGCCTCCCAGGGCCCCTTGCCAATCCCGCCCTCCGAGCAGGGGCAGCCGGTCATCTTCTCCGCCGGGGGCGGGGAGTACGGCCTGACTATTGCCGGACGCTACGCCAGCGGCGTCATCGGCGCTGCCTTCACCATTGAGGACGCCCGCGCCCAGCGCGACGCCGTACGCCGGGCCGCCCGCCAGTACGGCCGCAACCCGGAGGAGGTCAAGTTCTTCGCCGGGCTGATGCCCCTAATTGGCGCCACGGTAAAGGATGCCCTGGCTCGACGACGCCAGCTGGATGAGGTCAGTGCGCCCCAGCGGGTCCCCTATCTGGGAGCCATGCTGGGACTGGCCCTGGAGCCGGAGCAGATTGACCGTCCATTGACGGCCGGAGAGCTGGCCGACGCCCGCCCGAGCGGTTTCGATCCCCGCTCCCAGCAGGCCCTGAGCATCGCCCGGGAGGGCTGGACGATTCGGGACATCCTGGCACACGGCGTCATCGACTACCACCCCACTCCTGTGGGCCCGCCCTCCGTCGTGGCCGATCACATGCAAGAGTGGTTCGAGGCCGGCGCCTGCGACGGGTTCTGGATCTCTCCCGACGTCAACCAGGACGGGATCGACACCTTTGTTGACGAGGTGATTCCGATCCTGCGCGAACGCGGACTGTTCCATGACGGCTACCGGGGCACCACCCTGCGCGAGCACCTGGGAGTGCCGCCGCAGTACGGTCTGGACCCGCGGGTGATGCGGGACGCGCAGTAGCACGCCCGAAGCCGACCGGCGCTCGCCCGCCGACGCCACTTCGACCGAACTCGATGGTTACTTCGACCGATCTCGATGGTTACTTCGACCGAACTCGATGGTTACTTCGACCGAACTCGATGGTTACTTCGACCGATCTCGGCGGAGGCTGGCGGCGACCAGCTCGGCCAGCTGGACGGCGTTGAGGGCGGCACCCTTGCGCAGGTTATCGCCCACCACGAACAGCGCAATACCGTGGCCGTCATCCCAGGCCTGGTCGGCGCGCACCCGGCCCACGAAGGTACCGTCACGGCCGGCGGACTTCAGTGGGCTGGGCACGTCGTCGTAGGTGACGCCGGGGGCGGTGCGCAGCAGCTCGACGGCCCGCTCGGGGCTGAGAGCGCGCTCGAACTCGGCGCTCACGCTCACCCCGTGGCCAGCGAACACGGGGATGCGCACGCAGGTGCCGGATACGCGCAGGTCGGGTAGCCCCAGAATCTTGCGGGACTCGTGGCGCAGCTTCTGCTCCTCGTCGGTCTCCCCGGAGCCGTCGCCGGCGTCGCCTCCAGCCCAGGCGACGGCGTTGAAGGCGATGGTGTCCACGTAGACAATCGGCTCGGGGAAGTTGATGGCCCGCCCGTCCAGGGCGAGGCCCTCAACGTCCTGCTGCTGCTCGACGACGGCGCGCACCTGCTCGGCCAGCTCGGCCACCCCGGCGCGCCCGGAGCCGGAGACCGCCTGATAGGTGGAGGCGATCAGGCGCCTGAGTCCGGCTTCCTCGTGCAGCACCTTCAGTGCCGGCATGATCGCCATGGTGGTGCAGTTCGGGTTGGCGATGATGCCCTTGGGCCGGTCGGCCAGCGCCTCCGGGTTGACCTCGGCGACCACCAGCGGCACATCGGGGTCGCGACGCCAGGCGGAGGAGTTGTCCACCACGACGGCGCCGGCGGCTGCGAAGCGGGGTGCGTACTCGCGCGAGGCGGTCGCGCCGGCGGAGAAGATGGCCACGTCGATGCCGGCCAGGTCCGCGGTGGCCACGTCCTCCACCTCGATGCGGGCGCCGCGGAACTCCACGACGCTCCCGGCAGAACGCGCCGAGGAGAACAGGCGCAGGCTGCGGGCGGGGAAATCACGCTGGGCGAGCATGTCAAGCATGACGCGGCCTACCTGCCCGGTGGCGCCGACGACGGCGATGCTCACGCCGTCGTCCGGGCCCACGTACTCGCCTGCGGGGCCCACGTATTCGTCCGCGGGCCCGACGTACCCGTCCACGGGTCCCACGTACTCGTCCGCGGGTCCCACGTACTCACCCGTGTCCGGATGGGCGGCCTGGTTGTTCTGGTTGCTGGTGTTATTCATCTTCCGGTACCTCCGTAAACGACCGCCTCGGCGGCCTCGGCGTCGAGGCCGAAGGCGGAGTGGACGGCGCGCACGGCCTCGTCTAGTACGGCGTCGTCGACCACCACCGAGATGCGGATCTCGGAGGTGGAAATCATGTCAATATTGATGCCGGCCTCGCTCAGGGCGCCGAAGAGCTTGGCGGATACACCCGGGTGGGAGCGCATGCCAGCGCCAACCAGGGAGAGCTTGCCGATATTAGGGTTGAAGTGCAGGGTCTTGAAGCCGAGCTCATCCTGGGCGGCCTCCAGGGCGGCGCGTGACTTGGCGGAGTCGCCGTCGGGGCAGGTGAAAGAGATATTGGTAAGCCCGGTGCCCTCGGCGGAGATGTCCTGCACGATCATGTCGATATTGGCGTCGGTGCGGGCCACGATCTCGAAGATGCGGGCGGCGGCGCCGGGGATGTCGGGCACGCCTACCAGGGTGATCTTGTCCTGGCTGCGGTCGTGGGCAATGCCGGAAATGACGGGGGCTTCCACGTGATCCTCCTTAGCGGACGGGTGCGGGCGGGCCTGGGCACGAGCGTTGACGGCCCGGGAGTGGGCGGCGCCGACCCAGGCGCCATCTGGTGGCAGGGCGCCGGCGGGGGCCACTACGCGGCCGGTGACCGCGTCCATGGCGGGCGCCGGGGCGTCGGCGGCGACCGCGGGCGTGGGGGCGGAGGGGGCGTCGTCGTCGGCCCCGGGAACCAGGGGCGGAATGAAAGTGCCCTCCCGGCGGCCGTCGTAGATCCAGGTGCCGGTCTTGTCAGAGAAGGAGGAGCGCACGTGCAGGGGCACGCCGAAGCGGCGGGCGTACTCCACCGCGCGCAAGTGCAGGATCTTGGCGCCGTTGGCGGCCATCTCCAGGGTCTCCTCACTGGAAATGGCCTCAATACGGCGGGCCGTGGCGACGATGCGCGGATCGGCGGTGAACAGGCCATCGACGTCGGTGTAGATCTCGCAGACGTCGGCGTTCAGGGCGGCGGCCAGGGCCACGGCGGTGGTGTCCGAGCCGCCGCGGCCCAGGGTGGTGACGTCCTCGACCTCGTTAATACCTTGGAAACCGGCGACGACGGCGACGGCCCCCATCTGGACGGCGCGGGCGACGCGCTCGGGGATGACGCCAACGATGCTGGCGCGCCCATACTTGGAGTCGGTGAGCACGCCCGCCTGGGCGCCGGTGTAGGCGCGGGCGGGCACGCCCAGTTCGCCGATGGCCATGGCCAGCAGTGCCATGGAAATGCGTTCTCCGGCGGACAGGAGGATGTCCATCTCCCGGGCGGGGGGCTTGGCGGAGATGGCGCCGGCCATGTCCAGCAGGTCGTCGGTGGTGTCGCCCATGGCGGAGACGACCACCACCACGGTGTTGCCCGCCTTGCGGGTGGCGACGACGCGCCTGGCGACGCGGCGTATCGCCTCGACGTCGCTGACGGATGAGCCTCCGTATTTCTGCACTACCAGTGCCATGTGGGGGATCCTGCCGTTCTCATGCCGGTGCGGGTATGGCCAACGTTGATTCGGCGGAAGCGCCCGGGCAGGGCGTCCCGGCGTCCTCGGCGTGGCGTCGGGGCCTAGCATACGGCCCGCGTGTTACGGCGAGTCACGGCGACCGGTAGGTGGGCGCGGGGCCGGTGGCGTGGGCGACCGGCAGCCCGACGTGGGCGAGCGGCTCCGGACAGCGGCCTCCGGCCCGCAACGGCGCCCGCGTTGGCGCTCCGCCCTCAATCGTCCTCGTCGACGCGGCGGCGTCCCTCGCAGGCACGCCTACTGCCGGTGAACCCGACGTCCTGCCTCGCTCCATCCAGCGGTCCACGGAACAGTCGGCGGGTTCTCCCGGCCTGTGATGACGTGAACCTTGCCGTTGCTGACGCGGCGGAGCGACTTGCGGAGCTCCTGCCGATAGTTCGCCATCGTCTGCTGCGCGTCGGCTCGCCGACCTCGCCCCGCGTGCGGCTGTGCGCCGGGCAGGTCGATGCGTAGCGCTACATACAACGTCCGTCGAGGGCGACGACGTCGCAGCCATGGAGCGCCTTGCTGGCGGGGTCTGGTCTTGCTGAGAGCATTCCTGAAGTACGACCACTCGTCGTACTTACTCACCTCCCAGCCGTCCGGGAAGGTGAAGACGGCGCCGTCGACCTCTAACTCCACCATTAGCGGTTATTCGTGTTTGAGGGTGTGGTG
This genomic stretch from Actinomyces qiguomingii harbors:
- a CDS encoding NtaA/DmoA family FMN-dependent monooxygenase (This protein belongs to a clade of FMN-dependent monooxygenases, within a broader family of flavin-dependent oxidoreductases, the luciferase-like monooxygenase (LMM) family, some of whose members use coenzyme F420 rather than FMN.); translated protein: MTTTAPKRQMILGMHLGTGYGSQANAWRAPGVNPAAYADIEAQVRYARAAERGTLDFLFLPDNLAITPSMGGGIPQATMDPVVTIAALARETSRIGFVATGTTTFNEPYNIARQYKALDVITHGRFGWNAVTTADPAAAANFGQTIAERPVRYGRAHEVIQTVQALWGSWGEDAWTQDKATGRFVDMDRVRPVNLRGEHVASQGPLPIPPSEQGQPVIFSAGGGEYGLTIAGRYASGVIGAAFTIEDARAQRDAVRRAARQYGRNPEEVKFFAGLMPLIGATVKDALARRRQLDEVSAPQRVPYLGAMLGLALEPEQIDRPLTAGELADARPSGFDPRSQQALSIAREGWTIRDILAHGVIDYHPTPVGPPSVVADHMQEWFEAGACDGFWISPDVNQDGIDTFVDEVIPILRERGLFHDGYRGTTLREHLGVPPQYGLDPRVMRDAQ
- a CDS encoding aspartate-semialdehyde dehydrogenase — encoded protein: MNNTSNQNNQAAHPDTGEYVGPADEYVGPVDGYVGPADEYVGPAGEYVGPDDGVSIAVVGATGQVGRVMLDMLAQRDFPARSLRLFSSARSAGSVVEFRGARIEVEDVATADLAGIDVAIFSAGATASREYAPRFAAAGAVVVDNSSAWRRDPDVPLVVAEVNPEALADRPKGIIANPNCTTMAIMPALKVLHEEAGLRRLIASTYQAVSGSGRAGVAELAEQVRAVVEQQQDVEGLALDGRAINFPEPIVYVDTIAFNAVAWAGGDAGDGSGETDEEQKLRHESRKILGLPDLRVSGTCVRIPVFAGHGVSVSAEFERALSPERAVELLRTAPGVTYDDVPSPLKSAGRDGTFVGRVRADQAWDDGHGIALFVVGDNLRKGAALNAVQLAELVAASLRRDRSK
- a CDS encoding aspartate kinase, with product MALVVQKYGGSSVSDVEAIRRVARRVVATRKAGNTVVVVVSAMGDTTDDLLDMAGAISAKPPAREMDILLSAGERISMALLAMAIGELGVPARAYTGAQAGVLTDSKYGRASIVGVIPERVARAVQMGAVAVVAGFQGINEVEDVTTLGRGGSDTTAVALAAALNADVCEIYTDVDGLFTADPRIVATARRIEAISSEETLEMAANGAKILHLRAVEYARRFGVPLHVRSSFSDKTGTWIYDGRREGTFIPPLVPGADDDAPSAPTPAVAADAPAPAMDAVTGRVVAPAGALPPDGAWVGAAHSRAVNARAQARPHPSAKEDHVEAPVISGIAHDRSQDKITLVGVPDIPGAAARIFEIVARTDANIDMIVQDISAEGTGLTNISFTCPDGDSAKSRAALEAAQDELGFKTLHFNPNIGKLSLVGAGMRSHPGVSAKLFGALSEAGINIDMISTSEIRISVVVDDAVLDEAVRAVHSAFGLDAEAAEAVVYGGTGR